The DNA window AAGTTTAGCGCTCGCGCCGCCCGGCGTTCAAGCGGGACCTTGGCTTTGTTTTGCCGAATTCGTAGTTTTGGGGTCAATCCAGTGGAACCGTCGCCCGGCGGATCCTATCGCGAATAGCGATCCACTCGGGTTTTTCGGGAGGTACTTCGATATAGATCGTCCTTAACCGCATACCATCCAACTCGTGTAGTACGGCATACAGATGCTGCGCGTACTCGGTCGGATCGTTGGGCATCGCCACGATCGGTCCCCACTTCTTGAAGATCTTAAGCGGACTCAGCACAACGATCCCGTTCGACTGCGCATCGGTCTGCGGATGGATCAGGCCCCGTTGTGCCGTCTCAAACCGCACAGCCGGCGTTAGCGGCGCATAGTGCCGCTCCATCTGCCCCGGAGAGGTCTGGCTCGCGGCCGGCGCGGCGACCAGGTCCGGCTCGCGGACCGTGCCCAGGATGAACTCCAGTTGGCGTCGGCTGACACCTCCGGGCCGAAGGATCGTCGGCACCTCCCCTGTCAGGTCGAGCACGGTCGACTCAATGCCTACCTTGCAGGGCCCGCCGTCCAGCACCAGGTTCACCCGGTCGCCGAGGTCGTCGCGAACATGCTCGGCGGTTGTCGGGCTCAGGTGGTTCGACCGGTTCGCGCTGGGTGCCGCCACCGCCCCGCCGAACGCCTTCAGCAGTTCGAGCGCCACAGGATGATCGGGCACGCGCAGTCCCACCGTCTGCAAGCCGGCGGTCGCTTCATCTACGATCGACGGATGCTTCGGCAGCACGATCGTAAGCGGCCCCGGCCACCAAGCCGCGGCGAGCGTTTGCGCCGCGTCTGACCAGCCGGTGGTGAACTTCTGCGCCGTCTCGATGTCGGCGACATGTACGATCAGCGGATTGGTCGCAGGTCGCCCCTTGGCGGCAAAGATCGCCCGCACAGCGTCGGCATTGGTGGCGTCGGCCCCCAGGCCGTAGACAGTCTCCGTCGGAAACGCCACCAGCCTCCCGGCCCGCAAATGTTGAACGGCTTGATCGATCATCGCTGTGCGCTAACTTCGCAAATGGGAAAAAAGTATCAAGTCAGGGCGCCGCCGGTCACGACGGCTTTGAGTCGGTCTGTCGATCACCGTCATCAACGGCGATCCCTTCGGCAATCAGCCAGATCCTGGTCTGTGTCGAATCGGAGCAGATCAGGAAAACCTCCTGCACCGTCCCCGTCCCGGTATACAGGCACTTCAGCCCCGCCTCCGTCGGATACTGCACCTTGAAGTTCGGCGGCGTTTTGCCTCGGCGGACCTTGATCCGGCCGGGGACAATCCGGCTCACGTGCGGGCACTCCTTCACGATCCGATCGAGGATCTCGTCGAGACCGCCGACCCGGCCGTGCTGGCGTTTGATGCGTCCGAACTTCATCTCGACCTGATCATAACCGTTTCGGCTTCGCCGTGCGGGTTGAGGCGTTGCCGGATGTACCGGCACGGCACTACCATGCGAACCTCCATAGCCCGCAACGATCGATGTGGTCGAGCGAAACAAAGCCTGTGCTTACACCAGAGGAGCATCTCATGGACAACCAACCCCTTAAAATCGGCGAACCCGCCCCCGATTTCGAACTGATGGACGAGAACAAGAACAAGATCAGCCTGTCGAGCCTGCGCGGCAAGAAGGTGGTCCTCCTGTTCTACCCGATGGATTTCTCGCCCACCTGCACGACCGAGCACTGCGCCTTCGGCCCCGCCCTGCCACAACTGGCCGGCGACGGCGGTACGGTCGTTTACGGCGTCAGCATCGACAGCCCCTTCTGCCACGCCGAGTACAAAGCCAAATACAACATTCCCTACAGCCTGCTGGCCGACCCGACCCGCAAGATGGTCAAGGCGTACGGCATGTTTGCCGGCGAAGAGCCGTACAACTGCGGCAAGCGCGGCACCGTGATCATCAACAGCACAGGCCTGGTGGCCGCCTGGCAGGAACAACCGATGCGCGAACCCCGCGAGGTCGAGAAGCTCAAGCAGTTGATCGCCTCGGCAGAGTGAGACTTTCCGTGTGGCACGGGCAAGCGAGTACGCTTGCCCGTGTCACACGAAGCCCATGCCGCGAACGGCACCCATCACAGGCAGCGGGAGGTCTCATGTCTCGAATGATCGCAATACTGGCACTTCTGCTGTCGGCGACGGTCGCCACCGCGCAGGACGCCAAGCCGAAATGGGCCAAGCTGAAGCCGAAGACGCCCGACGGCTTCAAGATGATCGAAGCTGTCGTGGCGACCTACCCCGAAGATGTCGTGAAGCTGACGGTGTACGTGCCCGACAAGCCCGGCAAGTATCCCTGCATCCTCGATATTCACGGCGGAGGTTGGGCGAATCGGCAGGTCGAATCCGACAAGCCGATGATGGAGCGCCTCGCCCAGCGCGGCTATGTGACGGCGATCATTGCGTATCGACTGTCAACGACGTCGAAGTTCCCCGCCGCCCTGCACGACTGCAAAAGTGCAGTTCGTACCCTGCGTGCCCGCGCCGCCGAATGG is part of the Humisphaera borealis genome and encodes:
- a CDS encoding redoxin domain-containing protein produces the protein MDNQPLKIGEPAPDFELMDENKNKISLSSLRGKKVVLLFYPMDFSPTCTTEHCAFGPALPQLAGDGGTVVYGVSIDSPFCHAEYKAKYNIPYSLLADPTRKMVKAYGMFAGEEPYNCGKRGTVIINSTGLVAAWQEQPMREPREVEKLKQLIASAE
- a CDS encoding L-threonylcarbamoyladenylate synthase, yielding MIDQAVQHLRAGRLVAFPTETVYGLGADATNADAVRAIFAAKGRPATNPLIVHVADIETAQKFTTGWSDAAQTLAAAWWPGPLTIVLPKHPSIVDEATAGLQTVGLRVPDHPVALELLKAFGGAVAAPSANRSNHLSPTTAEHVRDDLGDRVNLVLDGGPCKVGIESTVLDLTGEVPTILRPGGVSRRQLEFILGTVREPDLVAAPAASQTSPGQMERHYAPLTPAVRFETAQRGLIHPQTDAQSNGIVVLSPLKIFKKWGPIVAMPNDPTEYAQHLYAVLHELDGMRLRTIYIEVPPEKPEWIAIRDRIRRATVPLD
- a CDS encoding DUF2103 domain-containing protein is translated as MKFGRIKRQHGRVGGLDEILDRIVKECPHVSRIVPGRIKVRRGKTPPNFKVQYPTEAGLKCLYTGTGTVQEVFLICSDSTQTRIWLIAEGIAVDDGDRQTDSKPS